The sequence TGTCTCCCTTGGTGGATGGCAGGACACGGCGGGACGGGGCAAGCGGTGATGGACGTGGGCGTGGACGTGGACATGGACGTGCGTTCGACGGTGGACGTGATCGTGGTCGGCGGCGGGCCGACCGGGCTGATGCTGGCGTGCGAGCTGCGGCTGCACGGGGTCGACGTCGTGGTGCTGGAGCGGCTGACGGAGCGGACCGGGGAGTCGCGCGGGCGCGGTCTGCACGCGCGCAGCGTGGAGATCATGGACCAGCGGGGGCTGCTGGAGCGCTTCCTCGCGGTGAGCGAGAAGTTCCGGGTGGGCGGACTGTTCGGCGGTGTGATGGCGCCCTGGCCGGACAGCCTGGACACCGCCCACCCGTACGGGCTGGCGACGCCGCAGGCGGTCACCGAGCGGCTGCTGGAGGAACGGGCGCGCGAGCTCGGGGCCGAGATCCGGCGCGGCCAGGAGGTGACCGGGCTGGACCAGGACGCCGACGGCGTGGACGTCGAGCTGGCGGACGGTACCCGGCTGCGTTCGCACTACCTGGTCGGGTGCGACGGCGGGCGCAGCACGGTGCGCAAGGCGATCGGGGTGGGCTTCCCGGGCGAGCCCGCCAAGGTCGAGACGCTGATCGGCGACCTGGAGCTGACCGAGGACCCGGCCAAGGTCGCCGAGGTGGTGGAGCGGGTGCGCCGGACCGAGCTGCGGTTCGGTGTGGCGCCCGACGTGGACGGCCGGGCCGGGGTCGCCCGGGTGATCGTGCCCGCGGACGGCGTCGCGGAGGACCGGTCGACGCCGCCGACGCTGGAGGACTTCAAGGCGCGGCTGCGGGCCGTCGCGGGTACCGACTTCGGCGCCCACTCGCCGCACTGGCTCTCCCGCTTCGGCGACGCCACCCGGCAGGCCGAGCACTACCGCGTCGGCCGGGTGCTGCTGGCGGGCGACGCCGCGCACATCCACCCGCCGACCGGCGGGCAGGGGCTCAACCTCGGTGTGCAGGACGCGTTCAACCTGGGTTGGAAGCTCGCCGCCGAGGTCGCCGGCTGGGCGCCGGAGGGGCTGCTGGACAGCTACCACGCCGAGCGGCACCCGGTCGCTGCCCGGGTGCTGAGCAACACCCGCGCCCAGATGACCCTGCTCGGCGCCGATTCGGGGCCGACCGCGCTGCGCGAACTGCTCACCAGGCTGATGGAGTTCGAGGACGTCAACCGCTACATCACCGGCATGATCACGGCGGTCGACATCCGCTACGACATGGGTGCCGGTGCTCCGGACGGCGGCGACGCTCCGGGCGGCGGTCACGAGCTGCTCGGCCGGCGCCTGCGCGACCTGCCCCTGTCGGGCGGCCGCCGCCTCTACGGGTTGATGCACGAGGGCCGCGGGCTGCTCCTGGACCGCACTGGTGGCCGGTTGTCGGTCGACGGGTGGGAGGACCGCGTGGACCACGTCCTCGACGTCGCCGGCGACACCGAAAGCGCTCCCGCCGCGACGGGCGCGCCGGCGCTGCTGCTGCGTCCGGACGGCCATGTGGCCTGGGTCGGCGACGACCAGGGCGGGCTGGAGGACGCACTGGCCACCTGGTGGGGAGCCCCGGCCCGGGGGCCGGTGGACGGCCGATGACCGGGGACGAGACGGCGGACTGGGCACCGGTTCTCGAACTGGCCGACACCACGACGGAGTTGCGGGACGCGTGGCGGAAGGGGGCGCTGCTGAACCCGGCGATGCCACCGGAGCTGGGTGTGCGGCTGATCGAGGAGTGCGGGCCCACCGACCCGTTGCTGCGCGAGCTGACGTACCTGGTGCTCCCGGAGGCGGTGGTGGACGCGTGGATCGCCCACCCGGTGGCCGCGGTGCGGGCGCTGGCGGCGGAGCGGCCCGGGCTGACCGACGCCCAGCGGCGTCGGCTGCTACGAGACGAGAGTCCTCGGGTGCGGTGGATCGTCCTGAGCCTCTGTGGGCCGGACCTGGGACTGGAGGAAGCGGAGCTGGACGTACTCCTGGTCGGAGCGAGTCCCCTCGTACGGGATGAACTCGCCTGTCGTGAGGGCCTTTCGGTGCGACAGCTGCTCCAGCTGCTCGACGACCCGCTGGGCAGCGTCCGGGCGCTCGTGGTCGTGCGGGCGTGGCCGCACCTCGGCGAGGCGGCACGGGCCGCCCTGCTGGCCGACCCGCACTCCGGTGTCCGGGCGGCCGCGACGCTCGTCCGGTACGCCGAGGATCCGCTGTCGGCGGACGAGTTCGTGGCGCTGACGGCGGAGTTCGAGGCCGCGGACCGGCAACGCGTGGTCGAGCGGTGCGCACTGGCCCCGGAGCTGGCCGGGGAGTTGGCGCACGGAGACGCCCGGGTCCGACGGTCGCTCGCCCGGAATCCCGGGCTCGGTCCCGCCCTGGTCGCGCAGTTGGCCCGGGACGAGGACCCGGACGTCCGCCTCGAGGTCTCGCTGCGGCCGGAGTTGACCGAGGAGGAGCGCGCCCGGATCCCCGTCGACATCGATCCGCGCGACCACTGCGGTGCGCTCCCGTGGGTGCTGGAGCGGCAGGGGGACGCGGCGGAGATGCGGCGTTGTGCCGCGTCCGCCCACGTGCTGGTGCGGCGCAGTGTGGCGCGGGTCCGCGACCTGCCGGCGGATGTCGTCGAAGTGCTCGCCGGCGACGAGGACTTCGCCGTCCGCCTGTTGCTCGCGGAGCACTGCGCCCAGGCGCCGTCCGGGCTGTTGCTGGAGATGTGGGTGGACTGGCGCGGCCGCTCGGCGGCGAGGTTCCGCGAGCACCCGAACTTCCCGCGGGCGGGCGCGATGCGGTTCGCGGCGGACCCGAATCCGGTGCTCCGGCAGCTCGCGCTCGACGACCCGGCGGCGCCGGTGGAGCTGGTGGAGCGGTTCGGGCGCGACGAGGACCACGGGGTCCGGCTGCGGGCGCTGGACGATCCCCGGTTGTCGGTGGACTCGGTGGTGCGGCTGGTCGACGACGAGGACTGGGTCGTCCGCCTGAGGGCGCTGTGGGCACTGCGGGCCCGGCGGCTGCCGGAGTCCGTGCTCGCCGGGCTGATCACGGACGTGCGGACGGCCGAGGGCGCGGCGTCCAATCCGGCGGTCCCGGTCGAGGTGCTGCGGCACCTGCTGGCGCTGCCCGCGCTGCCGAGGGTGCCCGCGGTTCCGGCACCGCCCGCGCTGCCGATGGCGCGACAGCTGTGATAGCACTGCCCGCATGACGGAGAGGCCCGCGGAGCGCGGTAGTTACCACCACGGGGCGCTGCCCGAGGCGTTGGTCGCGGTGGCGTTCGAGCTGCTGGACGAGGCGGGCCAGGAGAGCGTCACCATGCGGGAGGTGGCACGGCGGGCGGGGGTGTCGGCGGGGGCGCCGTTCCGGCACTTCGCGGACCGGCGGGCGCTGCTGACGGCGGTGGCGGACCGGGTGCTGGCGGACTTCGAGAGCTGGCAACGGGCCGGGATCGCAGCGGCGACGGGGGCCGGGGACGGAGCCGCCGACGGGGCGGGGGACCAGCGGGCGGTGCTGCGGGCGCTGGGGCTGGGCTTCGTCCGGTACGCCGTCCGGCACCCGCACCGGTTCGCGCTGGTGCGGTCCCGGGTGTTCGCGCCGGCCCCGCAGCCGGAGCTGCGGGAGCGGCTGTCGGGGATCGACCGCGCGTACACCGAGGTGATCGTCGCCGACCAGGAGGCCGGCCTGTTGCGGCCCGGTGATCCGGAGCTGGTGGGCTTCGCGGGGCAGGCGCTGGTGTACGGGCTGGCGCAGATGGTCCTGGACGGGTACCTGCCGGCGGAGAAGGCGGAGGAGGTGGCCGCGCAGGTGCTCGACACCCTCGGCCGGGGAATCGCCAACCCCCGCTGACAGGAGGGAACTTCGTGTGCGCGGAGGGTTGACCGGGTCGGTGCACGCTGATGTAATCGCCGATTACATCGACCTCTACCCGCGAGTAGCCCAAGGGGCGGGAGGGTCGGAAGAGCCGACAGGGCTGGGGGCAGACGTGTTCGCGAAACCGACTCCGGGCTTCACCACCGCGGCCGCCACCGGGGAGACCGTCGTCCTGCTGATCGGGATGCGGATCAACCGGTTCTGGGCCGTCCACCA comes from Streptomyces sp. TLI_053 and encodes:
- a CDS encoding PE-PGRS family protein yields the protein MTGDETADWAPVLELADTTTELRDAWRKGALLNPAMPPELGVRLIEECGPTDPLLRELTYLVLPEAVVDAWIAHPVAAVRALAAERPGLTDAQRRRLLRDESPRVRWIVLSLCGPDLGLEEAELDVLLVGASPLVRDELACREGLSVRQLLQLLDDPLGSVRALVVVRAWPHLGEAARAALLADPHSGVRAAATLVRYAEDPLSADEFVALTAEFEAADRQRVVERCALAPELAGELAHGDARVRRSLARNPGLGPALVAQLARDEDPDVRLEVSLRPELTEEERARIPVDIDPRDHCGALPWVLERQGDAAEMRRCAASAHVLVRRSVARVRDLPADVVEVLAGDEDFAVRLLLAEHCAQAPSGLLLEMWVDWRGRSAARFREHPNFPRAGAMRFAADPNPVLRQLALDDPAAPVELVERFGRDEDHGVRLRALDDPRLSVDSVVRLVDDEDWVVRLRALWALRARRLPESVLAGLITDVRTAEGAASNPAVPVEVLRHLLALPALPRVPAVPAPPALPMARQL
- a CDS encoding FAD-dependent monooxygenase, translating into MDVRSTVDVIVVGGGPTGLMLACELRLHGVDVVVLERLTERTGESRGRGLHARSVEIMDQRGLLERFLAVSEKFRVGGLFGGVMAPWPDSLDTAHPYGLATPQAVTERLLEERARELGAEIRRGQEVTGLDQDADGVDVELADGTRLRSHYLVGCDGGRSTVRKAIGVGFPGEPAKVETLIGDLELTEDPAKVAEVVERVRRTELRFGVAPDVDGRAGVARVIVPADGVAEDRSTPPTLEDFKARLRAVAGTDFGAHSPHWLSRFGDATRQAEHYRVGRVLLAGDAAHIHPPTGGQGLNLGVQDAFNLGWKLAAEVAGWAPEGLLDSYHAERHPVAARVLSNTRAQMTLLGADSGPTALRELLTRLMEFEDVNRYITGMITAVDIRYDMGAGAPDGGDAPGGGHELLGRRLRDLPLSGGRRLYGLMHEGRGLLLDRTGGRLSVDGWEDRVDHVLDVAGDTESAPAATGAPALLLRPDGHVAWVGDDQGGLEDALATWWGAPARGPVDGR
- a CDS encoding TetR/AcrR family transcriptional regulator; protein product: MTERPAERGSYHHGALPEALVAVAFELLDEAGQESVTMREVARRAGVSAGAPFRHFADRRALLTAVADRVLADFESWQRAGIAAATGAGDGAADGAGDQRAVLRALGLGFVRYAVRHPHRFALVRSRVFAPAPQPELRERLSGIDRAYTEVIVADQEAGLLRPGDPELVGFAGQALVYGLAQMVLDGYLPAEKAEEVAAQVLDTLGRGIANPR